CCCAGCACCAGGAGACCCGAGGCGCTCGGTCCCTGGCCGTTGCCGATCAGACCTACGAGGTGAGCGCCGAGGTAACCGGCCCACAGTGCGGTGATAATGGCGACGCCGCCCATCGACGGGGTGCCGCGCTTCGCCTTGTGGCTTTCGGGGCCCTCGTCGCGGATCTCCTGGCCGAATCCCTGGCGCGAGAACACCTTGATCAGCACGGGGGTCAACAGAATCGACACCGCCAGCGAGATCGCTCCGGCGATCAGAATCTGGGTCACAGCTGATGAATCCTCACTCGTCGAGAGAACTTTGACTACTGAATCTAGCCTGTGAAGGCCCTGAATGAGGGCACCCGGTAGGCGGTCGCGCGTCGGACATCACACTCGGACGCGACGAACCTGCAGGTGAAGCTCGTTCTGCCAGAACGCGATCAGCGCGGGAGCGAGGTCGTCCGGTCCGGCGACCACCACCACGTCACCCGGTCCGGGGCGGTAACCCGACGCGGTGCGCATGTGGTCGACGGCCGCCGCGGGCGTCTCGACGAACGCGGCCTCGTCGCCCCACGACCCCTCCATGACCGCACCCTGATGCAGGGCACGGACCACACGTGAGGTGCCGACGGCGATGATCTTGTCGACCGCAACACGGACGGCCTGCCGTCCGAGTCCGTCGTGGTCCACCGCCCGGGTGTTGTCGTCGGATCCGGTTGGGTCGGCGAGTTCGCCGAATACGGCCCAGGTTCGGGCCGAATCGCCGGAGCGGTGGGCACTGCCCGCTCCAGAGTCTGCCGCGACCGCCACCATCTCGCGGAGCAGCCGTTTGGCCGCGGGCACGTCGGCTCCGGGGTCGGCGATGAGGACATGCAGCGTCGCGTCACGAGACGTCGCGTCAAGTGCTTCGCCGAGGACCTCGCGGTCGTCGAAGGGATGCTTCACCCCGTTGATCTCCTGCCCCGTCTCGTGGCCCTTGCCCGCGACGAGCACCACGTCGCCGGAACGCGCCCACGCCACGGCGGCGGTGATCGCAGCTCGCCGATCGCCTATCTCACGGACGTCCGATGCTCTGCGCTCGCTGGCGGGAACGGCATCGGCACCGGCGACGACGGCCGCTCGAATCGTCGACGGGTCTTCAGACCGCGGATTGTCGTCGGTCACGATCACCAGGTCGGCGGCCCTCACAGCGGCCGCACCCATCAGAGGCCGCTTCTCCGTGTCGCGGTCGCCGCCTGCGCCGAGAACAACGGCGATACGTCCGTCTGTGTCGGCGGCGAGAGTAGCGAGAACCGCCTCGACGGCCGCGGGCTTGTGCGCATAGTCGACTACTGCCAGGAAGTCCTGCCCTCGGTCGATCTTCTCGACCCGTCCGGGCACGGCCACGTCGGCGAGGCCGCGGATCGCCACGTCGACGTCGACACCCGCCTCGTCGACCGTGGCGAGAGCGACGAGGGCGTTCGCGATGTTGTACGCGCCGGGGAGCGGAACGAGTACGTCGTGGGCTATTCCGTCCACGCTCACCGCGGACACCCGTTGGCTTCCCCGCGCTTCGCTGACCACTGCCGACACCCTCCAGTCGCCCACGGTGCCGCCCG
This genomic window from Gordonia sp. PDNC005 contains:
- a CDS encoding UDP-N-acetylmuramoyl-L-alanyl-D-glutamate--2,6-diaminopimelate ligase; the protein is MSTGADVPRNGFRPATDPVLLSQLAALSGATLDGSDIEVSGITLRAQAAGAGDVFAAMAGTRTHGATYVSQAEAAGAVAVFTDPAGLETVRAAGSTLPVLVHPEPRSVLGAVSARVYGDPSSKLTLIGITGTSGKTTTSYLAEAALRASGKSVGLVGTTGSRIDGEPIPSDLTTPEAPDLQRLLAVMLERGADAVVMEVSSHALSLGRVDGCRFAVGAFTNLSQDHLDYHKTMDEYFDAKARLFAAGSPNRAARTVICVDDEWGVRMARIASDGGHPTVTVSTGGTVGDWRVSAVVSEARGSQRVSAVSVDGIAHDVLVPLPGAYNIANALVALATVDEAGVDVDVAIRGLADVAVPGRVEKIDRGQDFLAVVDYAHKPAAVEAVLATLAADTDGRIAVVLGAGGDRDTEKRPLMGAAAVRAADLVIVTDDNPRSEDPSTIRAAVVAGADAVPASERRASDVREIGDRRAAITAAVAWARSGDVVLVAGKGHETGQEINGVKHPFDDREVLGEALDATSRDATLHVLIADPGADVPAAKRLLREMVAVAADSGAGSAHRSGDSARTWAVFGELADPTGSDDNTRAVDHDGLGRQAVRVAVDKIIAVGTSRVVRALHQGAVMEGSWGDEAAFVETPAAAVDHMRTASGYRPGPGDVVVVAGPDDLAPALIAFWQNELHLQVRRVRV